A stretch of Camelina sativa cultivar DH55 chromosome 18, Cs, whole genome shotgun sequence DNA encodes these proteins:
- the LOC104761750 gene encoding uncharacterized protein LOC104761750, producing MGRRCSHCGNVGHNSRTCSSYHTRVIRLFGVHLDTTNSSPPPPSPPSILAAAMKKSFSMDCLPACSSSSSSFAGYLSDGLTHKTPDRKKGVPWTEEEHRTFLIGLEKLGKGDWRGISRNFVVTKSPTQVASHAQKYFLRQTTTLHHKRRRTSLFDMVSAGKVEENSTLQKSICSDHIGSTSKIVWKQGLLNPCVGYPDPKVLGSGNSGGLDLELKLASIQSPESSIRPISVT from the exons ATGGGCAGAAGATGTTCACACTGTGGAAACGTAGGACATAACTCAAGAACATGTTCTTCTTACCATACAAGAGTAATTAGGCTCTTTGGTGTTCATCTAGACACCACAAACTCTTCTCCACCACCTCCTTCTCCTCCATCAATTTTGGCCGCCGCAATGAAGAAAAGCTTCAGCATGGATTGCTTGCCAGCAtgctcctcctcttcctcttccttcgcCGGTTACCTCTCCGACGGTCTCACTCACAAAACACCCGACCGCAAAAAAG gGGTTCCATGGACGGAGGAAGAGCACCGGACGTTTCTAATTGGGTTAGAGAAGCTTGGAAAAGGAGATTGGAGAGGAATCTCTAGAAACTTCGTTGTCACGAAATCGCCGACACAAGTGGCAAGTCATGCTCAGAAGTACTTTCTCCGTCAAACAACCACTCTCCATCACAAGAGACGCCGCACCAGCCTCTTCGATATG GTTTCAGCCGGCAAGGTTGAAGAAAATAGTACTCTTCAAAAGAGTATATGTAGTGATCATATTGGGTCGACCTCAAAGATTGTTTGGAAACAAGGATTACTAAATCCTTGTGTTGGATATCCAGATCCGAAAGTATTGGGGTCGGGTAACTCCGGTGGACTCGATCTTGAGCTGAAGCTTGCATCCATTCAATCTCCTGAATCGAGTATTAGACCAATTAGTGTTAcgtga
- the LOC104761749 gene encoding uncharacterized protein LOC104761749 isoform X1, with protein sequence MPGTIQVSVLGLIDDVQTSSPPGSSNTSIKVAMGKLEYRTLDSGDYIFPVTRLRENLIVSLLDVNGNIILHKEIETRMIIESGFLEEKLSFNGYGNVHLKMQFILTEEDRNRIRFLRQSALRKKHEELVNGSSFTKSKSIASDLSSLSPMQTRDIVAVANPKKILGLSRETELDINADREPVSPNLIMWKPDVNETVRPKKEEKPKIQLSSSKKLPEFKKPESVLVVKQEYKGLSIREINPKRESMRRSMSETNLSNVRKMISNFEVKVTQDTKIRTTKIQTGSCKDVEEKTKAHSQQESAVTLEKPEERKISFKDMEKPMSIEDTQRCDDLVIVSKDERAVVTEKSDSLSKQRRKRSSVVEVRDGEKKPNKSVRLKDSQLENARGSRLWIFPDEAKDLSCEKTEFGTRHLDLAEANLLQKNREESNRENIGERGISCRSIANVNSHNKWKNIERSKKHKTENSADSESSHGPGGQVMRALIVAGFAGLVFLTRQRT encoded by the exons ATGCCAGGAACTATCCAAGTTTCAG TTTTGGGTCTTATTGATGATGTTCAGACATCTTCTCCTCCAGGTTCTTCAAACACTTCCATTAAAG TTGCTATGGGGAAGCTAGAGTATCGAACTTTGGATTCAGGGGACTACATTTT TCCAGTAACGAGGCTCCGAGAAAATCTGATTGTTAGTCTGTTAGATGTCAATGGAAACATAATCTTACACAAAG AGATAGAGACCAGAATGATAATAGAGAGTGGTTTCTTGGAAGAGAAACTTTCCTTCAATGGCTATGGAAATGTCCACTTGAAAATGCAGTTTATTCTAACTGAAGAAGATCGAAATCGCATTCGTTTCTTg AGACAATCAGCATTGCGAAAGAAGCACGAAGAGCTTGTCAATGGCAGTTCTTTTACCAAATCTAAAAGCATTGCTTCAG ATCTGTCTTCTTTAAGTCCAATGCAAACCCGAGACATCGTGGCTGTTGCTAATCCTAAGAAAATTCTTGGTCTGTCTCGAGAAACTGAGCTTGAT ATTAATGCAGATAGAGAACCGGTTTCGCCAAATCTTATAATGTGGAAGCCTGATGTAAATGAAACTGTTCggccaaaaaaagaagagaagccGAAAATTCAACTATCCTCAAGTAAGAAGCTTCCGGAGTTTAAAAAACCGGAGAGTGTCTTGGTAGTGAAGCAAGAATATAAGGGTTTGAGCATACGGGAAATAAACCCTAAGCGGGAGTCAATGAGGAGGAGTATGTCAGAGACAAATTTGAGCAATGTGCGGAAAATGATTAGCAACTTTGAGGTCAAAGTTACTCAG GATACAAAAATTCGGACAACAAAGATTCAAACTGGTTCTTGTAAAGATGTGGAGGAGAAAACTAAGGCGCATTCACAACAGGAAAGCGCTGTGACTCTAGAGAAACCGGAAGAAAGGAAGATAAGCTTTAAGGATATGGAGAAGCCAATGAGTATAGAGGACACACAGAGATGTGATGATTTAGTAATAGTTTCAAAAGATGAAAGGGCAGTAGTTACAGAGAAGAGCGATTCTTTAAGTAAGCAGAGGCGAAAAAGAAGCTCTGTGGTAGAAGTAAGAGATGGtgagaagaaaccaaacaaatctgTGCGCTTGAAGGATTCTCAACTTGAGAATGCACGAGGATCCCGTCTCTGGATATTTCCAGATGAGGCAAAAGATTTATCCTGCGAAAAAACAGAGTTTGGAACAAGACATTTGGATTTGGCAGAGGCaaatttgttacaaaagaaCAGAGAAGAGTCCAATAGGGAAAACATCGGTGAG agGGGGATCAGCTGCAGAAGTATAGCGAACGTGAATAGCCACAACAAGTGGAAGAACATTGAGAGATCAAAGAAACATAAGACTGAGAATTCTGCAGATTCAGAAAGTTCACATGGACCTGGTGGGCAG GTAATGCGTGCGTTGATAGTGGCGGGGTTTGCAGGGTTAGTGTTTTTGACACGGCAAAGAACTTAA
- the LOC104761749 gene encoding uncharacterized protein LOC104761749 isoform X2, protein MPGTIQVSVLGLIDDVQTSSPPGSSNTSIKVAMGKLEYRTLDSGDYIFPVTRLRENLIVSLLDVNGNIILHKEIETRMIIESGFLEEKLSFNGYGNVHLKMQFILTEEDRNRIRFLRQSALRKKHEELVNGSSFTKSKSIASDLSSLSPMQTRDIVAVANPKKILDREPVSPNLIMWKPDVNETVRPKKEEKPKIQLSSSKKLPEFKKPESVLVVKQEYKGLSIREINPKRESMRRSMSETNLSNVRKMISNFEVKVTQDTKIRTTKIQTGSCKDVEEKTKAHSQQESAVTLEKPEERKISFKDMEKPMSIEDTQRCDDLVIVSKDERAVVTEKSDSLSKQRRKRSSVVEVRDGEKKPNKSVRLKDSQLENARGSRLWIFPDEAKDLSCEKTEFGTRHLDLAEANLLQKNREESNRENIGERGISCRSIANVNSHNKWKNIERSKKHKTENSADSESSHGPGGQVMRALIVAGFAGLVFLTRQRT, encoded by the exons ATGCCAGGAACTATCCAAGTTTCAG TTTTGGGTCTTATTGATGATGTTCAGACATCTTCTCCTCCAGGTTCTTCAAACACTTCCATTAAAG TTGCTATGGGGAAGCTAGAGTATCGAACTTTGGATTCAGGGGACTACATTTT TCCAGTAACGAGGCTCCGAGAAAATCTGATTGTTAGTCTGTTAGATGTCAATGGAAACATAATCTTACACAAAG AGATAGAGACCAGAATGATAATAGAGAGTGGTTTCTTGGAAGAGAAACTTTCCTTCAATGGCTATGGAAATGTCCACTTGAAAATGCAGTTTATTCTAACTGAAGAAGATCGAAATCGCATTCGTTTCTTg AGACAATCAGCATTGCGAAAGAAGCACGAAGAGCTTGTCAATGGCAGTTCTTTTACCAAATCTAAAAGCATTGCTTCAG ATCTGTCTTCTTTAAGTCCAATGCAAACCCGAGACATCGTGGCTGTTGCTAATCCTAAGAAAATTCTTG ATAGAGAACCGGTTTCGCCAAATCTTATAATGTGGAAGCCTGATGTAAATGAAACTGTTCggccaaaaaaagaagagaagccGAAAATTCAACTATCCTCAAGTAAGAAGCTTCCGGAGTTTAAAAAACCGGAGAGTGTCTTGGTAGTGAAGCAAGAATATAAGGGTTTGAGCATACGGGAAATAAACCCTAAGCGGGAGTCAATGAGGAGGAGTATGTCAGAGACAAATTTGAGCAATGTGCGGAAAATGATTAGCAACTTTGAGGTCAAAGTTACTCAG GATACAAAAATTCGGACAACAAAGATTCAAACTGGTTCTTGTAAAGATGTGGAGGAGAAAACTAAGGCGCATTCACAACAGGAAAGCGCTGTGACTCTAGAGAAACCGGAAGAAAGGAAGATAAGCTTTAAGGATATGGAGAAGCCAATGAGTATAGAGGACACACAGAGATGTGATGATTTAGTAATAGTTTCAAAAGATGAAAGGGCAGTAGTTACAGAGAAGAGCGATTCTTTAAGTAAGCAGAGGCGAAAAAGAAGCTCTGTGGTAGAAGTAAGAGATGGtgagaagaaaccaaacaaatctgTGCGCTTGAAGGATTCTCAACTTGAGAATGCACGAGGATCCCGTCTCTGGATATTTCCAGATGAGGCAAAAGATTTATCCTGCGAAAAAACAGAGTTTGGAACAAGACATTTGGATTTGGCAGAGGCaaatttgttacaaaagaaCAGAGAAGAGTCCAATAGGGAAAACATCGGTGAG agGGGGATCAGCTGCAGAAGTATAGCGAACGTGAATAGCCACAACAAGTGGAAGAACATTGAGAGATCAAAGAAACATAAGACTGAGAATTCTGCAGATTCAGAAAGTTCACATGGACCTGGTGGGCAG GTAATGCGTGCGTTGATAGTGGCGGGGTTTGCAGGGTTAGTGTTTTTGACACGGCAAAGAACTTAA
- the LOC109124631 gene encoding GATA transcription factor 21-like, giving the protein MGSNFHYSIDLNEDQNHHEQPFFYPLGSSSSLLHHHHQVPSNSSSSSSSISSLSSYLPFLINSQEDQHVAYNNTYHADHLHLSQPLKAKMFVPNGGSSSSYDHMVPKKETRLKLTIRKKDHEDQTNTLRQNPTKPDSESDKWLISPKMRLIKKTITNNNQPTDQTNNNNHKGNDHCPLNQKTNSEEDQDKDLNIKKVFTRTTTAATTENPYNTINEIGYGNNNGVIRVCSGCNTTKTPLWRSGPRGPKSLCNACGIRQRKARRAAMAAAAAAGDQEVAVPARVQQLPLKKKLQNKKKRLNGGDQKYNLSPPVVAKAKKCKIQVEEEEEMEVETVPGDSEISKSTTSSNSSISSNKFCFDDLTIMLSKSSAYQRVFPQDEKEAAILLMALSYGMVHG; this is encoded by the exons ATGGGTTCGAATTTTCATTACTCTATAGATCTTAACGAAGATCAGAACCATCACGAACAACCCTTTTTCTAtcctcttggatcctcttcgtctcttcttcatcatcatcatcaagtccCTTCtaattcttcatcttcttcctcgtccaTTTCGTCTCTCTCCTCTTACCTCCCTTTCTTGATTAACTCTCAAGAAGATCAACATGTTGCCTACAACAACACTTACCATGCTGATCATCTCCATCTTTCTCAACCCCTCAag GCCAAAATGTTTGTGCCTAACggtggatcatcatcatcatacgaTCACATGGTGCCAAAGAAGGAGACAAGACTGAAACTAACGATAAGGAAAAAAGATCACGAAGACCAAACCAATACTCTTCGTCAAAACCCGACAAAACCCGATTCAGAATCCGACAAGTGGTTGATATCCCCAAAGATGCGGTTGATCAAGAAAACAATCACCAACAATAACCAGCCCACTGATcagactaataataataatcataaaggAAATGATCACTGCCCTCTAAATCAAAAGACTAATTCCGAAGAAGATCAGGATAAAGATCTCAATATCAAGAAAGTCTTCACCAGGACAACCACAGCTGCGACCACGGAAAATCCCTACAATACGATCAACGAGATTGGTTATGGTAATAACAATGGCGTGATTAGGGTTTGCTCGGGTTGTAACACGACCAAGACTCCTCTTTGGCGAAGTGGACCTCGAGGTCCCAAG TCTCTTTGTAACGCATGTGGCATAAGGCAAAGAAAGGCAAGGCGAGCCGCTATGGCCGCTGCCGCAGCTGCCGGTGATCAAGAGGTGGCAGTACCGGCCCGAGTGCAACAATTACCGCTGAAAAAGAAgttgcaaaacaagaaaaagagattaaacGGAGGGGATCAAAAATACAATCTTTCTCCTCCAGTGGTGGCCAAGGCAAAAAAGTGCAAGATCCAagtggaagaggaggaggaaatgGAAGTTGAGACGGTTCCGGGAGATTCCGAGATCAGCAAATCAACAACTTCTTCTAATTCTTCGATTTCGTCGAACAAATTTTGCTTCGATGATTTGACGATAATGTTAAGCAAAAGCTCAGCTTATCAACGAGTGTTCCCACAAGATGAGAAGGAGGCTGCTATTTTGCTCATGGCTCTGTCGTATGGAATGGTTCACGGTTGA